A genomic segment from Nocardia cyriacigeorgica GUH-2 encodes:
- the metK gene encoding methionine adenosyltransferase, with translation MRTTGSRLFTSESVTEGHPDKICDAISDSILDALLAEDPRSRVAVETLVTTGQVHVAGEVTTEAYADIPRIVREKVLEIGYDSSAKGFDGNSCGVNIAIGAQSPDIAQGVDTSHEARVGGSDDEIEQQGAGDQGLMFGYATTDTPELMPLPIALAHRLSRKLTEVRKSGVLPYLRPDGKTQVTIEYDGDRPVRLDTVVISTQHAADIDLDNLLAPDIREKVVDAVLADLSLPSLDVADVRLLVNPTGKFVLGGPMGDAGLTGRKIIVDTYGGMARHGGGAFSGKDPSKVDRSAAYAMRWVAKNVVAAGLSDRVEVQVAYAIGKAAPVGLFVETFGTEKVDPARIASAITEVFDLRPGAIIRDLDLLRPIYAPTAAYGHFGRTDVDLPWEHTDRADKLRAAAGL, from the coding sequence GTGCGCACGACCGGCAGTCGCCTATTCACCAGTGAGTCCGTGACCGAGGGTCACCCGGACAAGATCTGTGACGCCATCAGCGATTCCATCCTCGACGCGTTGCTCGCGGAGGACCCGCGCAGCCGGGTGGCGGTGGAGACCCTGGTCACCACCGGCCAGGTGCATGTCGCCGGTGAGGTCACCACCGAGGCGTACGCGGACATCCCGCGCATCGTCCGGGAGAAGGTGCTCGAGATCGGATACGACTCCTCGGCAAAGGGTTTCGACGGCAACTCCTGCGGTGTGAACATCGCCATCGGCGCGCAGTCGCCGGATATCGCGCAGGGCGTCGACACCTCGCACGAGGCCCGCGTCGGCGGCTCCGACGACGAGATCGAACAGCAGGGCGCCGGTGATCAGGGCCTGATGTTCGGCTACGCCACCACCGACACCCCCGAGCTGATGCCGCTGCCGATCGCGCTGGCGCACCGGCTCTCGCGCAAGCTCACCGAGGTCCGCAAGTCGGGTGTGCTGCCGTACCTGCGGCCCGACGGCAAGACCCAGGTCACCATCGAATACGACGGCGACCGCCCGGTCCGGCTGGACACGGTGGTCATCTCCACCCAGCACGCCGCCGATATCGATCTGGACAACCTGCTGGCCCCCGATATTCGCGAGAAGGTCGTGGACGCGGTGCTCGCCGATCTGTCGCTGCCCAGCCTGGATGTGGCCGATGTGCGGCTGCTGGTCAACCCCACCGGCAAGTTCGTGCTCGGCGGCCCGATGGGTGACGCCGGCCTGACGGGCCGCAAGATCATCGTCGACACCTACGGCGGCATGGCCCGGCACGGTGGTGGCGCGTTCTCCGGTAAGGATCCGTCGAAGGTCGACCGCTCGGCCGCCTACGCGATGCGCTGGGTCGCCAAGAACGTCGTCGCGGCGGGCCTGTCGGACCGGGTGGAGGTGCAGGTCGCCTACGCCATCGGCAAGGCCGCGCCGGTCGGGTTGTTCGTGGAGACCTTCGGTACCGAGAAGGTCGATCCGGCGCGCATCGCCAGCGCCATCACCGAGGTCTTCGACCTGCGCCCGGGCGCGATCATCCGCGATCTGGACCTGCTGCGCCCGATCTACGCGCCGACCGCCGCGTACGGCCACTTCGGCCGCACCGACGTCGACCTGCCCTGGGAGCACACCGACCGCGCCGACAAGCTGCGCGCCGCCGCCGGCCTGTAG
- the coaBC gene encoding bifunctional phosphopantothenoylcysteine decarboxylase/phosphopantothenate--cysteine ligase CoaBC — translation MTTRVVVGVGGGIAAYKACALVRRFTETGHDVRVIPTESALQFVGKATFEALTGNPVNTGVFADVPEVPHVRLGQEADLVVIAPATADLMARAATGRADDLLTATLLTARCPILFAPAMHTEMWEHPATVANVATLRAHGANVMEPASGRLTGTDTGPGRLPEPEEIFGLATLLLERADAIPRDLEGRRVVVTAGGTREPLDPVRFLGNRSSGKQGYALARVAAQRGAHVTLIAGNTIEMAAPAAVDLVHITTAEQLKTAVDKHAEGADAVIMAAAVADFRPTNVAAAKIKKGAGEPDTIALTKNDDILAGLVQARADGQLPGTAIVGFAAETGDEHGDVLTHARAKLARKGCDLLVVNAVGEGKAFEVDTNDGWLLGADGTEQALDHGSKALLASRVLDALGPLLS, via the coding sequence ATGACCACACGGGTCGTTGTCGGGGTCGGCGGGGGCATCGCCGCCTACAAGGCGTGCGCTCTGGTGCGCCGCTTCACCGAAACCGGGCACGATGTCCGGGTCATTCCCACCGAATCGGCCTTGCAGTTCGTCGGCAAGGCCACATTCGAGGCGCTCACCGGCAACCCCGTGAACACCGGGGTGTTCGCCGATGTGCCCGAAGTTCCGCATGTGCGGCTCGGGCAGGAAGCCGACCTCGTCGTCATCGCGCCCGCGACCGCCGATCTGATGGCGCGCGCCGCCACCGGTCGCGCCGACGACCTGCTCACCGCCACGCTGCTCACCGCGCGATGTCCCATCCTGTTCGCGCCCGCGATGCACACCGAGATGTGGGAGCATCCGGCCACCGTCGCCAATGTCGCCACCCTGCGCGCGCACGGCGCCAACGTCATGGAACCGGCGTCGGGCCGGCTCACCGGCACCGACACCGGTCCGGGGCGACTGCCCGAGCCCGAGGAGATCTTCGGGCTGGCCACGCTGCTGCTCGAGCGCGCCGACGCCATTCCGCGTGATCTCGAGGGCCGCCGGGTGGTCGTCACCGCCGGCGGCACCAGGGAGCCGCTGGATCCGGTGCGTTTTTTGGGCAACCGCAGCTCCGGTAAGCAGGGCTACGCCCTGGCCCGGGTCGCGGCCCAGCGCGGCGCGCACGTCACGCTCATCGCGGGCAACACCATCGAGATGGCCGCCCCGGCAGCCGTCGACCTGGTGCACATCACCACCGCCGAACAGCTCAAGACCGCGGTCGACAAGCACGCCGAAGGCGCGGACGCGGTGATCATGGCGGCGGCGGTGGCCGATTTCCGGCCCACCAACGTGGCCGCGGCCAAGATCAAGAAGGGTGCCGGCGAACCCGACACCATCGCGCTGACCAAGAACGACGACATCCTCGCCGGTCTGGTCCAGGCCCGCGCCGACGGCCAGCTGCCCGGCACCGCGATCGTCGGATTCGCCGCCGAAACCGGTGACGAGCACGGCGACGTGCTCACCCACGCGCGCGCCAAACTGGCCCGCAAGGGCTGCGATCTGCTGGTGGTCAACGCGGTCGGTGAAGGCAAGGCGTTCGAGGTCGACACCAACGACGGCTGGCTGCTCGGCGCCGACGGCACCGAACAGGCGCTCGACCACGGATCCAAGGCCCTGCTGGCCAGCCGGGTGCTCGATGCGCTCGGCCCGCTGCTGAGCTGA
- the rpoZ gene encoding DNA-directed RNA polymerase subunit omega, translating into MSSTDTLAAPAYDTPVGLTNPPIDELLERTSSKYALVIYAAKRARQINDYYNQLGDGILEYVGPLVEPVAQEKPLSVAMREIHADLLEHTEGE; encoded by the coding sequence GTGAGCAGTACGGACACCCTCGCCGCGCCCGCCTACGACACTCCGGTCGGCCTCACCAACCCGCCGATCGATGAGCTGCTGGAGCGCACTTCGTCCAAGTACGCCCTGGTCATCTACGCCGCCAAGCGGGCACGTCAGATCAACGACTACTACAACCAGCTCGGCGACGGCATCCTCGAGTACGTCGGCCCGCTGGTCGAGCCGGTCGCGCAGGAGAAGCCGCTGTCGGTGGCCATGCGTGAGATCCACGCCGACCTGCTCGAGCACACCGAAGGCGAGTGA
- the gmk gene encoding guanylate kinase, with translation MTKGRLVVLVGPSAVGKSTVVRCVRERLPHLVFSVSATTRAPRPGEVDGRDYRFVSREEFDAMIEAGELLEWADIHGGLQRSGTPAAPVRAALSEGLPVLVEVDLEGARSVRKAMPEALLVFLAPPSWDELVSRLRSRGTESPEVIERRLETARTELAACDEFDIVIVNDEVTSACEQLVSLFVSTNSSS, from the coding sequence ATGACGAAGGGTCGGCTGGTCGTTCTGGTCGGCCCCTCGGCCGTGGGCAAGTCCACCGTGGTGCGCTGCGTTCGTGAACGCCTACCGCACCTGGTGTTCAGCGTGTCGGCCACAACCCGGGCCCCACGGCCCGGGGAGGTCGACGGCCGGGACTACCGGTTCGTCAGCCGCGAGGAATTCGACGCGATGATCGAGGCCGGGGAACTGCTCGAATGGGCCGATATCCACGGCGGACTGCAACGGTCGGGTACCCCGGCTGCGCCGGTCCGCGCGGCCTTGTCCGAGGGCCTGCCGGTGCTGGTGGAGGTCGACCTGGAAGGCGCGCGCTCGGTCCGCAAGGCGATGCCCGAGGCGCTGCTGGTGTTCCTGGCCCCGCCGAGCTGGGACGAACTGGTCTCCCGGCTACGCTCGCGCGGCACCGAATCGCCGGAGGTCATCGAGCGCAGGCTGGAGACCGCACGCACCGAACTGGCCGCCTGTGACGAGTTCGACATCGTGATCGTGAACGACGAGGTGACCAGCGCCTGCGAGCAGTTGGTATCGTTGTTCGTTAGCACAAATTCGAGTTCGTGA
- the mihF gene encoding integration host factor, actinobacterial type — protein MALPQLTDEQRAAALEKAAAARRTRAELKDRLKRGGTDLKSVLNDAETNEIIGKMKVSALLEALPKVGKVKAAEIMTELEIAPTRRLRGLGDRQRKALLAKFDLGA, from the coding sequence GTGGCCCTTCCCCAGCTGACTGACGAGCAGCGCGCCGCTGCTTTGGAGAAGGCGGCGGCCGCTCGCCGCACTCGGGCGGAGCTCAAGGATCGCTTGAAGCGTGGCGGCACCGACCTGAAGAGTGTCCTCAACGACGCCGAGACCAATGAGATCATCGGCAAGATGAAGGTGTCGGCCCTGCTCGAGGCCCTGCCCAAGGTCGGCAAGGTCAAGGCGGCCGAGATCATGACCGAGCTGGAGATCGCTCCCACCCGCCGTCTGCGCGGCCTGGGCGATCGGCAGCGCAAGGCCCTGCTGGCCAAGTTCGACCTCGGCGCCTGA
- the pyrF gene encoding orotidine-5'-phosphate decarboxylase, whose product MQTFGDRLQHAMRQFGPLCVGIDPHPGLLDQWGLTDDVDGLEAFAEICVEAFDGCVALVKPQVAFFEVYGAGGIGVLERTIEVLRDSGTLVLADAKRGDIGSTMDAYARAWLGDGPLASDAVTVSPYLGFGSLDPALELAQANHRGVFVLAATSNPEGAELQRITAGDGRSIAQTIVDAAAARNTGDSFGSVGVVVGATLTEAPDLSALNGPILMPGVGAQGGGAESVRGLVPEHLLHGVVPNASREVLREGPSVPALRAKLAAMQEEFGFLQA is encoded by the coding sequence GTGCAGACCTTCGGCGACCGGCTACAGCACGCGATGCGCCAGTTCGGGCCGCTGTGCGTCGGCATCGATCCCCATCCGGGCCTGCTGGACCAGTGGGGCCTGACCGACGACGTGGACGGCCTCGAGGCCTTCGCCGAGATCTGCGTCGAGGCCTTCGACGGCTGCGTCGCCCTGGTCAAACCCCAGGTGGCGTTCTTCGAGGTCTACGGCGCCGGCGGGATCGGGGTGCTCGAACGCACCATCGAGGTGCTGCGCGATTCCGGCACGCTGGTGCTGGCCGACGCCAAACGCGGCGATATCGGCTCCACCATGGACGCCTACGCCCGCGCCTGGCTCGGTGACGGCCCGCTCGCCTCGGACGCGGTGACGGTCTCGCCGTATCTGGGCTTCGGCTCGCTCGATCCGGCCCTCGAGCTCGCGCAGGCCAATCACCGCGGGGTGTTCGTGCTGGCGGCGACGTCCAATCCGGAAGGCGCCGAGCTGCAACGGATCACCGCGGGCGACGGCCGCAGCATCGCCCAGACGATCGTCGACGCCGCCGCGGCCCGCAACACCGGCGACTCCTTCGGCTCGGTCGGCGTCGTGGTCGGCGCCACCCTCACCGAGGCACCGGATCTGAGTGCGCTCAACGGGCCCATCCTCATGCCCGGCGTCGGCGCGCAGGGCGGGGGAGCGGAGTCCGTGCGCGGCCTGGTGCCCGAACACCTGCTGCACGGTGTGGTGCCCAACGCCTCGCGTGAGGTGCTGCGCGAAGGGCCGTCGGTTCCCGCGCTGCGCGCCAAGCTCGCCGCCATGCAGGAAGAGTTCGGCTTCCTTCAGGCGTAG
- the carB gene encoding carbamoyl-phosphate synthase large subunit: MPRRTDLNHILVIGSGPIVIGQACEFDYSGTQACRVLRSEGLRVSLVNSNPATIMTDPEFADSTYVEPITPEFVEKVIAKERPDAILATLGGQTALNTAVALHERGVLEKYNVELIGADFDAIQRGEDRQKFKDIVAKVGGESARSRVCFTMDEVRETVAELGFPVVVRPSFTMGGLGSGMAYNDEDLDRIAGGGLAASPTANVLIEESILGWKEYELELMRDGRDNVVIVCSIENVDPMGVHTGDSMTVAPAMTLTDREYQKMRDLGIAILREVGVDTGGCNIQFAVNPADGRLIVIEMNPRVSRSSALASKATGFPIAKIAAKLAIGYTLDEIVNDITKETPACFEPTLDYVVVKAPRFAFEKFPGADGTLTTTMKSVGEAMSLGRNFAEALGKVLRSLETKSTGFWTTDDGRWAPASDAPADVEAAISAILDDLRVPTEGRIYQVERALRLGASIDDVAAASGIDPWFVAEVAGLVEMRQELLDAPVLDESLLRRAKHYGLSDRQIAALRPELAGESGVRALRHRLGVRPVFKTVDTCAAEFEAKTPYHYSAYELDPAAESEVAPQREREKVIILGSGPNRIGQGIEFDYSCVHAAQTLSQAGYETVMVNCNPETVSTDYDTADRLYFEPLTFEDVLEIYHAETESGTVAGVIVQLGGQTPLGLAQRLTDAGVPVVGTSAAAIDLAEDRGEFGDVLVAAGLPAPKYGTATTVEQAKKIAAEIGYPVLVRPSYVLGGRGMEIVYDEASLEGYISRATELNPEHPVLVDRFLEDAIEIDVDALCDGEEVYLGGVMEHIEEAGIHSGDSACALPPITLGRSDIEAVRRSTVALAKGIGVKGLLNVQYALKDDVLYVLEANPRASRTVPFVSKATAVPLAKAAARIMLGATIADLRKEGMLPGEGDGGHVPLDAPVAVKEAVLPFHRFRKADGSGVDSLLSPEMKSTGEVMGIDADFGTAFAKSQSAAYGSLPTEGTVFVSIANRDKRAMVFPVKRLNDLGFRILATEGTAEMLRRNGIPCERVRKHSEDGPADEPTIVEQIRDGEVDMVFNTPYGNSGPRVDGYEIRSAAVGVNIPCITTVQGAAAAVQGIEASINGGIGVRSLQELHAVLRG; this comes from the coding sequence ATGCCTCGCCGCACCGATCTGAACCACATCCTGGTGATCGGCTCGGGCCCGATCGTCATCGGTCAGGCCTGCGAGTTCGATTACTCTGGCACCCAGGCCTGCCGGGTGCTGCGCTCGGAGGGTCTGCGCGTTTCGCTGGTCAACTCCAACCCGGCCACGATCATGACCGACCCGGAGTTCGCCGACTCCACCTACGTCGAGCCGATCACGCCCGAGTTCGTCGAGAAGGTCATCGCCAAGGAGCGCCCCGACGCCATCCTGGCCACCCTGGGCGGGCAGACCGCGCTCAACACCGCCGTCGCGCTGCACGAGCGCGGCGTGCTGGAGAAGTACAACGTCGAGCTGATCGGCGCCGACTTCGACGCCATCCAGCGCGGTGAGGACCGGCAGAAGTTCAAGGACATCGTCGCCAAGGTCGGCGGGGAGAGCGCCCGCTCGCGGGTCTGCTTCACCATGGACGAGGTGCGCGAGACCGTCGCCGAGCTGGGCTTCCCGGTGGTCGTGCGGCCCTCGTTCACCATGGGCGGCCTCGGTTCCGGCATGGCCTACAACGACGAGGACCTCGACCGCATCGCCGGTGGTGGCCTGGCCGCGTCGCCGACGGCGAACGTGCTGATCGAGGAGTCCATCCTCGGCTGGAAGGAATACGAGCTCGAGCTCATGCGCGACGGCCGCGACAACGTCGTGATCGTCTGCTCCATCGAGAACGTCGACCCGATGGGCGTGCACACCGGCGACTCGATGACCGTGGCCCCGGCCATGACCCTGACCGACCGCGAGTACCAGAAGATGCGCGATCTCGGCATCGCGATCCTGCGCGAGGTCGGCGTGGACACCGGCGGCTGCAATATCCAGTTCGCGGTGAACCCGGCCGACGGCCGCCTGATCGTCATCGAGATGAACCCGCGGGTGTCGCGCTCCTCGGCGCTGGCGTCCAAGGCCACCGGCTTCCCGATCGCCAAGATCGCGGCCAAGCTGGCCATCGGCTACACCCTCGACGAGATCGTCAACGACATCACCAAGGAAACCCCGGCCTGCTTCGAGCCGACGCTGGACTACGTCGTGGTCAAGGCGCCGCGGTTCGCGTTCGAGAAGTTCCCCGGTGCCGACGGCACGCTGACCACCACCATGAAGTCGGTCGGTGAGGCGATGTCGCTGGGCCGCAACTTCGCCGAAGCGCTGGGCAAGGTGCTGCGCTCGCTGGAGACCAAGTCCACCGGCTTCTGGACCACCGACGACGGCCGGTGGGCGCCGGCCTCTGACGCGCCCGCCGACGTCGAGGCCGCGATCAGCGCCATCCTCGATGATCTGCGGGTGCCCACCGAAGGCCGCATCTACCAGGTCGAGCGGGCGCTGCGGCTGGGCGCCAGCATCGACGACGTCGCCGCCGCCTCCGGTATCGACCCCTGGTTCGTCGCCGAGGTCGCCGGTCTGGTCGAGATGCGTCAGGAGCTGCTCGACGCACCGGTGCTGGACGAATCGCTGCTGCGGCGGGCCAAGCACTACGGCCTGTCCGACCGCCAGATCGCCGCGCTGCGTCCGGAACTGGCCGGCGAGAGCGGGGTGCGCGCGCTGCGGCACCGGCTCGGTGTGCGCCCGGTGTTCAAGACCGTCGACACCTGCGCGGCCGAGTTCGAGGCCAAGACGCCGTACCACTACTCGGCCTACGAGCTCGACCCCGCCGCGGAGTCCGAGGTGGCACCGCAGCGTGAGCGCGAGAAGGTGATCATCCTCGGCTCGGGCCCGAACCGGATCGGTCAGGGCATCGAGTTCGACTACTCGTGTGTGCACGCGGCGCAGACGCTGTCGCAGGCCGGCTACGAGACGGTGATGGTCAACTGCAACCCGGAGACCGTCTCCACCGACTACGACACCGCCGACCGCCTCTACTTCGAGCCGCTGACCTTCGAAGACGTGCTCGAGATCTACCACGCCGAGACCGAATCCGGCACCGTCGCCGGTGTCATCGTGCAGCTGGGCGGCCAGACCCCGCTGGGCCTGGCGCAGCGGCTCACCGATGCCGGGGTGCCGGTGGTCGGCACCAGCGCCGCCGCCATCGACCTGGCCGAGGACCGCGGCGAGTTCGGTGACGTGCTGGTCGCGGCTGGGCTGCCGGCCCCGAAGTACGGCACCGCCACCACCGTCGAGCAGGCCAAGAAGATCGCGGCCGAGATCGGCTACCCGGTGCTGGTGCGCCCGTCCTACGTGCTGGGCGGCCGCGGCATGGAGATCGTCTACGACGAGGCCTCGCTCGAGGGCTACATCTCCCGCGCCACCGAACTCAACCCCGAGCATCCGGTGCTGGTCGACCGCTTCCTGGAAGACGCCATCGAGATCGACGTGGACGCGCTCTGCGACGGCGAGGAGGTCTACCTCGGCGGCGTGATGGAACACATCGAGGAAGCCGGTATCCACTCCGGCGACTCGGCCTGCGCGTTGCCGCCGATCACCCTGGGCCGCAGCGATATCGAGGCCGTGCGCCGCTCCACCGTCGCGCTGGCCAAGGGCATCGGCGTCAAGGGCCTGCTCAACGTGCAGTACGCGCTCAAGGACGACGTGCTCTACGTCCTCGAGGCCAACCCGCGCGCCAGCCGCACCGTGCCGTTCGTCTCCAAGGCCACCGCCGTGCCGCTGGCCAAGGCGGCCGCCCGGATCATGCTCGGCGCCACCATCGCCGACCTGCGCAAGGAAGGCATGCTGCCCGGTGAGGGCGACGGCGGGCACGTCCCGCTGGACGCGCCGGTCGCGGTCAAGGAAGCCGTGCTGCCGTTCCACCGGTTCCGCAAGGCCGACGGCAGCGGCGTGGATTCGCTGCTCTCGCCGGAGATGAAGTCCACCGGTGAGGTCATGGGCATCGACGCCGATTTCGGCACCGCCTTCGCCAAGAGCCAGTCCGCGGCCTACGGTTCGCTGCCGACCGAGGGCACGGTGTTCGTCTCCATCGCCAACCGCGACAAGCGCGCCATGGTATTCCCGGTGAAGCGGCTCAACGACCTGGGCTTCCGCATCCTGGCCACCGAGGGCACCGCGGAAATGCTGCGCCGCAACGGCATTCCGTGCGAGCGGGTGCGCAAGCACTCCGAGGACGGGCCGGCCGACGAGCCGACCATCGTCGAGCAGATCCGCGACGGCGAAGTCGATATGGTGTTCAACACCCCCTACGGCAACTCCGGACCGCGCGTGGACGGCTACGAGATCCGCAGTGCCGCAGTGGGTGTGAACATCCCCTGCATCACCACCGTGCAGGGTGCGGCCGCGGCCGTGCAGGGCATCGAGGCCAGCATCAACGGCGGTATCGGGGTGCGGTCGCTGCAAGAGCTGCACGCGGTACTGCGCGGGTGA
- the carA gene encoding glutamine-hydrolyzing carbamoyl-phosphate synthase small subunit has translation MSGKNEAALVLEDGRVFRGTSYGAVGETLGEAVFCTAMTGYQETLTDPSYHRQIVVATAPQIGNTGWNDEDDESGKIWVAGYAVRDPARRASNWRATRTLPEELERQDIVGIAGIDTRAVVRHLRTRGSMKAGIFSGDAVAATVDELVARVNGQPSMLGADLAEEVSTDGLYTIEPTGEHRFTVVAVDLGIKTNTPRMFAERGIRVHVVPSGTSFDQIQELKPNGVFLSNGPGDPATQDGAVELTRQILGAGLPLFGICFGNQILGRALGRGTYKMKFGHRGINIPVVEHETGRISITAQNHGFALEGEQGEQFDTPFGKAEVSHVCANDGTVEGVRLVDGRAFSVQYHPEAAAGPHDAAYLFDRFAGLMEGA, from the coding sequence ATGAGCGGAAAGAACGAAGCGGCCTTGGTGCTGGAGGACGGCCGGGTTTTCCGTGGCACCTCCTACGGCGCCGTCGGCGAGACGCTGGGTGAGGCGGTGTTCTGCACCGCGATGACCGGCTATCAGGAGACCCTGACCGACCCCAGCTATCACCGCCAGATCGTGGTGGCCACGGCCCCGCAGATCGGCAACACCGGCTGGAACGACGAGGACGACGAGTCCGGCAAGATCTGGGTCGCCGGCTACGCCGTGCGCGACCCCGCGCGCCGCGCATCCAACTGGCGCGCCACCCGCACGCTGCCGGAGGAGCTGGAGCGCCAGGACATCGTCGGTATCGCGGGCATCGACACCCGCGCGGTGGTGCGGCATCTGCGCACCCGCGGTTCGATGAAGGCGGGCATCTTCAGCGGTGACGCCGTCGCCGCGACCGTCGACGAGCTCGTGGCCCGGGTCAACGGCCAGCCGTCCATGCTCGGCGCCGACCTGGCCGAAGAGGTCAGCACCGACGGGCTCTACACCATCGAGCCCACCGGCGAGCACCGCTTCACCGTGGTCGCGGTGGATCTCGGCATCAAGACCAACACCCCGCGGATGTTCGCCGAACGCGGCATCCGGGTGCATGTGGTGCCGTCGGGCACCTCGTTCGACCAGATCCAGGAGCTGAAGCCGAACGGCGTGTTCCTGTCCAACGGCCCGGGCGACCCGGCCACCCAGGACGGCGCGGTCGAACTCACCCGCCAGATCCTCGGCGCCGGCCTGCCGCTGTTCGGCATCTGCTTCGGCAACCAGATCCTGGGCCGCGCGCTGGGCCGCGGCACCTACAAGATGAAGTTCGGCCACCGCGGCATCAACATCCCGGTCGTCGAGCACGAGACCGGCCGCATCTCGATCACCGCGCAGAACCACGGCTTCGCCCTCGAAGGCGAACAGGGGGAACAGTTCGACACCCCGTTCGGCAAGGCCGAGGTCAGCCATGTCTGCGCCAACGACGGCACCGTCGAGGGCGTGCGCCTGGTCGACGGGCGCGCGTTCTCCGTGCAGTACCACCCCGAAGCCGCCGCCGGCCCCCATGACGCCGCGTACTTGTTCGACCGTTTCGCCGGTCTGATGGAAGGAGCCTGA
- a CDS encoding dihydroorotase produces MSDSVLLKGVLVYGEGEPVDVLVADGEIRDIATDLGVIDGAEIIDGKGQILLPGFVDLHTHLREPGREDTETIESGSAAAALGGYTAVFAMANTNPVADSHVVTDHVWRRGQEVGLVDVYPVGAVTVGLAGKQLAEMGTMAAGVGAVRMFSDDGHCVYDPLIMRRALEYANSLGVLIAQHAEEPRLTVGAVAHEGPTAARLGLAGWPRAAEESIVARDALLARDAGARVHICHASTAGTVELVKWAKSQGIAITAEVTPHHLLLDDSRLETYDAVNKVNPPLREASDAVALRQALAEGIVDCVATDHAPHAEQDKCCEFAAARPGMLGLETALSIVVETMVRPGLLDWRGVAKVMSERPAEIVGLDEHGRPIAVGEPANLVLVDPDASWTVRAKELASISDNTPYQDMTLPARVTTTLLRGRITARDGVAAAPAQTGGQS; encoded by the coding sequence GTGAGCGACTCCGTATTGCTCAAGGGCGTGCTGGTCTACGGCGAGGGCGAGCCGGTCGACGTGCTCGTCGCCGATGGTGAGATCCGCGATATCGCCACCGATCTGGGCGTCATCGACGGTGCCGAGATCATCGACGGCAAGGGCCAGATTCTGCTGCCCGGCTTCGTCGACCTGCACACCCACCTGCGCGAACCCGGCCGCGAGGACACCGAGACCATCGAGTCGGGTTCGGCCGCGGCCGCGCTCGGCGGCTACACCGCGGTCTTCGCGATGGCCAACACCAACCCGGTCGCCGACTCGCATGTGGTCACCGACCATGTGTGGCGGCGCGGTCAGGAAGTCGGGCTGGTCGATGTGTACCCGGTCGGTGCGGTCACCGTCGGGCTCGCGGGCAAGCAGCTCGCGGAGATGGGCACCATGGCCGCCGGGGTCGGCGCGGTGCGCATGTTCTCCGATGACGGCCACTGCGTCTACGACCCGCTGATCATGCGCCGCGCCCTGGAATACGCGAACTCGCTCGGGGTGCTGATCGCCCAGCACGCCGAGGAGCCGCGGCTGACCGTCGGCGCCGTGGCGCACGAGGGCCCGACCGCCGCCCGCCTGGGTCTGGCCGGCTGGCCCCGCGCCGCCGAGGAATCCATCGTCGCCCGCGACGCGCTGCTGGCGCGCGATGCCGGCGCCCGCGTCCACATCTGCCACGCGTCCACCGCCGGCACCGTGGAGCTGGTCAAATGGGCCAAGTCGCAGGGCATCGCGATCACCGCCGAAGTCACCCCGCATCACCTGCTGCTCGACGACTCGCGGCTGGAGACCTACGACGCGGTCAACAAGGTGAATCCGCCGCTGCGTGAGGCCTCCGACGCGGTCGCGCTGCGCCAGGCGCTGGCCGAGGGCATCGTCGACTGCGTCGCCACCGACCACGCCCCGCATGCCGAACAGGACAAGTGCTGCGAGTTCGCCGCCGCCCGCCCCGGCATGCTCGGGCTGGAGACCGCGCTGTCGATCGTGGTGGAAACCATGGTCCGCCCGGGTCTGCTGGATTGGCGCGGGGTGGCGAAGGTGATGAGTGAGCGGCCGGCCGAGATCGTCGGCCTGGACGAGCACGGCAGGCCGATCGCGGTCGGTGAACCGGCCAACCTGGTGCTGGTCGACCCGGACGCGAGCTGGACGGTGCGGGCGAAAGAGCTCGCCAGCATCTCCGACAACACCCCGTACCAGGACATGACGCTGCCCGCGCGGGTGACCACCACCCTGCTGCGTGGCCGGATCACTGCCCGCGACGGTGTGGCGGCGGCGCCGGCGCAGACCGGAGGGCAGTCGTAA